In Paraburkholderia bryophila, a single genomic region encodes these proteins:
- a CDS encoding universal stress protein codes for MSYKTIVVHLDTSRRAHPRLEVALHLAKQFGAHLTGVFAVFSPNPRSLSIMAGTASYYATHEQLRAERRGALERLFHAELGRAGVEGEWIAVDEPANLALPNRSRCADLIVAGQDNPNDPESYVDNAFPEHLVMSAGRPVLLVPYATSVTLPGDHVMVGWDGSREAARAVHDALPFMRAARLTTIVTVNGTHGDSQPPIAGADIAAVLARHGVRVEIRNVEAASGLAAGDMLLSTAAGLEADLLVMGAYAHTRWQELVLGGATRAVLKSMTLPVLMSH; via the coding sequence ATGAGCTACAAAACCATCGTCGTTCATCTGGACACGAGCCGGCGCGCCCATCCGCGGCTCGAAGTCGCGCTGCATCTCGCGAAGCAGTTCGGCGCCCATCTGACCGGCGTATTCGCGGTGTTCAGTCCCAATCCGCGGTCGTTGTCCATCATGGCCGGCACCGCGAGCTACTACGCGACCCACGAGCAGTTACGCGCCGAGCGGCGCGGCGCGCTCGAGCGTCTGTTTCACGCCGAGTTGGGCCGCGCTGGCGTGGAGGGCGAATGGATCGCCGTCGACGAGCCGGCCAACCTCGCGCTGCCAAATCGCAGCCGTTGCGCCGACCTGATCGTCGCCGGCCAGGACAATCCGAATGATCCGGAGTCTTACGTCGACAACGCCTTCCCGGAACACCTCGTCATGTCCGCGGGGCGGCCGGTGCTGCTCGTGCCGTATGCGACCAGCGTCACCCTGCCTGGCGACCATGTGATGGTCGGCTGGGACGGTAGCCGCGAAGCGGCCCGTGCCGTGCACGATGCGCTGCCGTTTATGCGCGCGGCACGGCTTACCACGATCGTGACGGTGAACGGCACGCACGGTGATTCGCAGCCGCCCATCGCGGGCGCCGACATCGCGGCGGTGCTCGCGCGGCACGGCGTTCGCGTCGAAATCAGGAACGTCGAGGCCGCCTCAGGCCTCGCGGCCGGCGACATGTTGCTGTCGACCGCCGCCGGGCTCGAAGCGGACCTGCTCGTGATGGGCGCCTACGCGCATACCCGCTGGCAGGAACTGGTGCTGGGCGGCGCCACTCGCGCCGTGCTCAAGTCGATGACCTTACCGGTGCTGATGTCGCATTGA
- a CDS encoding VIT1/CCC1 transporter family protein: MPKGHREPHRLSSVGWLRAAVLGANDGIVSTASLIIGVASAHSSHGNLLLTGVAGLIAGAMSMATGEYVSVSSQADTEKAALAEERAELDNDGPREHRELAAIYERRGLEKALARQVADALMARDALGAHARDELGITEITTARPLQAAASSACSFAVGAALPLFVAAVFPGQLIMPGIAAASLVSLAVLGGVAARVGGARIVPGMLRVTFWSALSMGVASGVGNLFNAL, from the coding sequence ATGCCGAAAGGACATCGAGAACCCCACAGATTAAGTTCGGTCGGCTGGCTTCGTGCAGCGGTGCTAGGGGCCAATGACGGCATCGTCTCGACAGCGAGTTTAATCATCGGCGTCGCATCGGCACACTCGTCTCACGGCAATCTTCTATTGACCGGTGTGGCGGGATTGATCGCCGGCGCGATGTCCATGGCGACTGGCGAATACGTTTCGGTGTCGTCGCAAGCTGATACCGAAAAAGCGGCGTTAGCCGAAGAGCGGGCGGAACTCGATAACGACGGCCCACGTGAACATCGCGAGCTGGCGGCCATCTACGAGCGGCGCGGGCTAGAGAAAGCGCTGGCCAGACAGGTCGCAGACGCCCTTATGGCTCGCGACGCGCTCGGCGCACACGCTCGCGACGAACTCGGCATCACGGAAATCACCACCGCCAGACCGCTGCAAGCCGCTGCCTCGTCCGCATGCAGTTTTGCCGTCGGCGCGGCGTTGCCGCTCTTCGTCGCCGCCGTATTTCCAGGTCAGTTGATCATGCCGGGTATCGCCGCCGCTTCGCTCGTTTCTCTTGCGGTACTGGGTGGTGTGGCGGCGCGTGTCGGCGGTGCCCGAATAGTGCCCGGCATGTTAAGGGTGACTTTCTGGAGCGCGCTATCGATGGGCGTAGCGTCCGGCGTCGGCAATCTTTTCAATGCGCTTTAA
- a CDS encoding universal stress protein, which produces MYQQILVAIDGSETSQHALGAALQLAHDAGAQLQPLFVVDVPVMAYDVPAYDPSYVRDALLEEGAHVTQQAAELMARAGVSGTPRIIEADPVADDVAHCIQRAAADFKADVVVMGTHGRRGFRRMMLGSVAERFLRVAQCPVLMISSHCVQADSGTTAPSSDTASKPS; this is translated from the coding sequence ATGTATCAGCAGATTCTGGTCGCCATCGACGGTAGTGAAACGTCGCAGCACGCGCTGGGTGCGGCGTTGCAACTGGCGCACGACGCCGGCGCGCAACTGCAACCGCTGTTCGTCGTGGATGTGCCGGTGATGGCGTACGACGTCCCTGCCTACGACCCGTCTTATGTGCGCGACGCGCTGCTTGAAGAAGGCGCGCATGTGACCCAGCAAGCCGCCGAACTCATGGCACGCGCCGGCGTGAGCGGCACGCCGCGCATCATCGAGGCGGATCCGGTCGCCGACGACGTTGCTCACTGCATCCAGCGCGCGGCCGCCGACTTCAAGGCCGACGTGGTGGTAATGGGCACGCACGGCCGGCGAGGCTTCCGTCGCATGATGCTCGGCAGCGTCGCCGAACGCTTTCTGCGGGTCGCGCAGTGTCCGGTGCTGATGATCTCCTCGCACTGTGTTCAAGCTGATTCAGGCACGACAGCGCCGTCGTCCGACACGGCGAGCAAACCGTCGTGA
- a CDS encoding c-type cytochrome: MPLPHLAATLLALFLSASSAALAQSEPTALVDQQHCMFCHTRDAPFLAPSFQQIAARYRDVPNARLMLEHKLREGGKAHWGDTAMPLPPDRGGPLTAEDAHTLIVWVLAQ, from the coding sequence GTGCCCTTGCCCCATCTCGCCGCGACGCTGCTCGCACTGTTCCTGAGCGCGAGCAGCGCAGCGCTCGCGCAGTCCGAGCCGACCGCGCTGGTCGATCAGCAGCATTGCATGTTCTGCCACACCCGCGACGCGCCTTTTCTCGCCCCTTCGTTTCAGCAGATCGCGGCACGTTATCGCGACGTGCCGAATGCCCGGTTGATGCTCGAACACAAACTGCGAGAAGGAGGCAAGGCGCATTGGGGCGATACCGCCATGCCGCTGCCGCCGGATCGCGGCGGCCCGCTCACGGCCGAAGACGCCCACACCCTGATCGTGTGGGTCCTGGCTCAATGA
- the chrA gene encoding chromate efflux transporter, producing MASPSDAASRPRRVKDILDVFSIFLRLGLTSFGGPVAHLGYFRREFVERRRWLDDQSYSDLVALCQLLPGPASSQVGFSIGLMRAGGWGGLAAWCGFTLPSALLLIAFASLAPHAQSPVGQGLIHGLKLVAVAVVAQAVWDMGRRLCPDRPRSAIAVLAMAVLAIHPTVYSQLLVIALGALLGAVFCRTQIARNDSVLNPEVGRLPAPRVRGLLALATFCILLFGLPAMLTLHDMPGVRLFDAFYRSGALVFGGGHVVLPLLQQRVVATGWISPSDFLAGYGASQAVPGPLFSFAAFLGWTISAPTHRWAGAALATVAIFLPGLLLVIAALPYYRRLRTHPTTAAMLNGVNAAIVGLLATALYSPVWISSVLSELDFAIAALCFLLLTRWKMPPFAVVLICALAGVVEFSVR from the coding sequence ATGGCATCTCCATCCGACGCAGCATCGAGGCCCCGCCGGGTAAAAGACATACTCGACGTTTTCTCGATCTTTCTGAGGCTTGGCTTAACCTCGTTCGGTGGCCCAGTCGCACACTTGGGATATTTTCGTCGCGAGTTCGTGGAGCGGCGGCGCTGGCTCGATGATCAAAGCTATTCCGACCTGGTCGCACTGTGTCAGCTGCTACCAGGTCCCGCAAGCAGCCAGGTCGGATTCTCCATCGGGCTGATGCGCGCCGGTGGATGGGGAGGACTTGCCGCCTGGTGCGGCTTCACCCTGCCGTCGGCACTGCTGCTCATCGCTTTTGCTTCCCTCGCCCCTCACGCGCAAAGCCCGGTTGGGCAAGGCTTGATTCACGGGCTCAAACTGGTGGCAGTCGCGGTCGTCGCACAGGCGGTATGGGATATGGGAAGGCGCCTATGTCCGGACCGTCCGAGGTCGGCAATTGCTGTATTGGCGATGGCAGTGCTGGCGATCCACCCGACGGTCTATTCGCAGTTGCTTGTCATTGCGCTTGGGGCATTGCTCGGCGCCGTCTTTTGCCGGACCCAGATCGCTCGAAACGATAGCGTCCTGAATCCGGAAGTCGGCCGTTTGCCGGCTCCGCGCGTGCGCGGCTTGCTCGCGCTCGCGACGTTCTGCATTCTGCTGTTTGGCCTGCCCGCGATGTTGACGTTGCACGACATGCCTGGCGTCCGGCTGTTCGATGCGTTTTATCGTTCCGGCGCGCTTGTATTCGGCGGTGGCCACGTTGTCCTGCCGCTATTGCAGCAGCGCGTCGTCGCAACGGGATGGATCTCGCCGAGTGACTTTCTGGCAGGCTACGGCGCTTCGCAAGCGGTACCGGGACCTCTGTTCAGCTTCGCCGCGTTCCTTGGCTGGACTATCTCGGCGCCCACGCATCGCTGGGCCGGAGCAGCACTCGCCACCGTGGCTATCTTTCTGCCGGGATTGCTTCTCGTGATCGCAGCCCTGCCTTACTACCGGCGTCTTCGCACACACCCCACCACCGCGGCAATGTTGAACGGAGTCAACGCCGCCATAGTGGGTTTGCTGGCAACCGCGCTTTACTCACCCGTCTGGATCAGCTCGGTGCTCTCCGAACTCGACTTCGCTATCGCCGCGCTCTGTTTTTTGCTGTTGACACGATGGAAGATGCCGCCGTTTGCCGTGGTGCTCATTTGTGCGCTCGCCGGCGTCGTTGAATTTTCCGTGCGCTAA
- a CDS encoding universal stress protein — translation MYQRILVAIDGSQAAQLALEQALNIAEVADSTVTAVFVAEHAAQMIDIGTGRLDESARTKASAEAAMATLEDARAFFEQRGVRGLTRIVDAYGEDIVSVLSRVADTCEADLVVMGTHGRRGIGRLLLGSVAEAFVRRANMPVLLVRRARDQDEIPSEL, via the coding sequence ATGTACCAACGGATACTCGTCGCCATCGACGGCAGCCAGGCGGCGCAGCTTGCGCTCGAGCAGGCGCTGAACATCGCGGAGGTGGCGGATTCGACCGTGACGGCGGTGTTCGTCGCCGAACATGCCGCGCAAATGATCGACATCGGCACGGGTCGGCTCGACGAATCGGCGCGGACCAAAGCGTCGGCCGAAGCCGCCATGGCCACCCTGGAAGACGCCCGCGCGTTCTTCGAGCAACGCGGCGTGCGCGGGCTGACGCGCATCGTCGACGCGTATGGCGAAGATATCGTGAGCGTGCTGAGCCGTGTCGCGGACACCTGCGAAGCCGATCTCGTCGTCATGGGCACGCACGGCCGGCGTGGGATCGGGCGGTTGCTGCTAGGCAGTGTCGCGGAGGCGTTCGTGCGGCGCGCGAATATGCCGGTTCTACTGGTTCGGCGCGCGCGCGATCAGGATGAAATCCCCTCGGAGCTTTAG
- a CDS encoding acetate uptake transporter yields the protein MNIKAPNPASLGLAGFALTTWLLSMINAGWFGGESMGMVLAVAFVYGGTAQIIAGLMEMPRGNTFGATAFVSYGAFWWSLALFILFFHGTVPAAFIGWYLFLWGVFTLYMWVATWRASRALQCVFLSLWLTFFVLAASEWTGLVWLHHFGGYLGLITALLAFYLSAAEIINETHGHTVLPTGTVASMSAIPLTGEDNLRRA from the coding sequence ATGAACATCAAGGCTCCCAACCCCGCTTCACTCGGTCTCGCCGGTTTTGCGCTGACGACATGGTTGCTTAGCATGATCAACGCCGGCTGGTTCGGCGGCGAATCGATGGGCATGGTGCTCGCCGTCGCTTTCGTGTATGGCGGCACGGCACAGATCATCGCCGGATTGATGGAAATGCCGCGCGGCAACACGTTCGGTGCGACCGCCTTCGTGAGCTATGGCGCGTTCTGGTGGTCGCTTGCACTTTTTATCCTGTTTTTTCATGGCACGGTGCCCGCTGCCTTCATCGGTTGGTATCTGTTCCTGTGGGGCGTATTCACGCTGTACATGTGGGTCGCGACGTGGCGCGCAAGCCGTGCGCTGCAATGCGTATTTCTAAGTCTGTGGCTAACTTTCTTTGTGCTGGCCGCCAGCGAATGGACCGGTCTCGTCTGGCTGCATCATTTCGGTGGCTACCTTGGGCTGATTACCGCGCTGCTGGCCTTCTACCTCTCGGCGGCGGAAATCATCAATGAAACCCACGGGCACACCGTGCTGCCGACCGGTACGGTTGCGTCGATGAGCGCAATCCCGCTGACCGGCGAAGACAATTTGCGCAGGGCATAA
- the acs gene encoding acetate--CoA ligase — MSTLESAPVRTEPLRIPTIEHAAIDGMDAYRALVAEAATDYEGFWARLANEHLAWRRPFTQVLDDSNAPFYKWFEDGELNASYNCLDRNLANGLADKTAIVFEADDGVITRITYEALYHRVCRLANALRARGVTKGDRVVIYMPMSIEGVVAMQACARIGAPHSVVFGGFSAKSLHERLVNVGAVAVITADEQVRGGKTLPLKSIVDEALAMSGTEAVKTVAIYRRTGGRIPWIAGRDAWLHELERDQPDTCEPEWVGAEHPLFVLYTSGSTGAPKGVQHSTGGYLLWAAVTMKWSFDIKPADVFWCTADIGWITGHTYICYGPTAVGATQVIFEGVPTYPDAGRFWQMIERHKVSIFYTAPTAIRSLIKAADSDETVHPRRYDLSSLRILGTVGEPINPSAWTWYAQHVGGGRCPVLDTFWQTETGGHMISPLPGATPLVPGSCTLPMPGIDAAIVDESGQEVPNGQGGVLVIRKPWPSMIRTIWGNPERFRHGYYPEELGGKLYLAGDGAIRDRETGYFTITGRIDDVLNVSGHRLGTMEIESALAAHPSVAEAAVVGRPDDTFGEAIVAFVVLKTARPTGPDAKRVADELRAWIGKEIGPIAKPKDIRFGEAMPKTRSGKVVRRLLRSVAKGEAIVQDTSSVENPAVISQFADAV, encoded by the coding sequence ATGTCCACCCTTGAATCCGCTCCAGTTCGCACCGAGCCGCTGCGCATCCCCACGATCGAGCACGCGGCGATCGACGGCATGGATGCGTACCGCGCCCTGGTGGCCGAAGCCGCAACCGATTACGAAGGCTTCTGGGCCCGTCTTGCCAACGAGCACCTCGCGTGGCGCCGCCCGTTCACGCAAGTGCTGGATGACAGCAACGCGCCATTCTATAAATGGTTTGAAGACGGCGAACTCAACGCTTCGTACAACTGCCTCGATCGCAACCTCGCGAACGGCCTCGCCGACAAAACGGCGATCGTGTTCGAGGCGGACGACGGCGTCATCACCCGCATCACCTATGAGGCGCTTTATCACCGTGTATGCCGGCTCGCCAACGCGCTGCGCGCACGCGGCGTCACAAAGGGCGACCGGGTCGTGATCTACATGCCGATGTCGATCGAGGGCGTCGTCGCGATGCAGGCCTGTGCGCGGATCGGCGCGCCTCACTCGGTGGTGTTCGGCGGCTTCTCGGCCAAATCGCTGCATGAGCGGCTCGTCAACGTGGGCGCGGTGGCCGTGATCACGGCCGACGAACAGGTGCGCGGCGGCAAGACGCTGCCGCTCAAAAGCATCGTCGACGAAGCCCTCGCCATGAGCGGCACCGAAGCCGTGAAAACCGTCGCGATCTATCGCCGCACCGGTGGCCGGATTCCATGGATCGCCGGGCGCGACGCGTGGCTGCACGAACTCGAACGCGACCAGCCCGACACCTGCGAGCCGGAATGGGTCGGCGCGGAACACCCGCTGTTCGTGCTGTACACCTCCGGTTCGACGGGTGCGCCGAAGGGCGTTCAGCACAGCACCGGCGGCTATCTGCTGTGGGCCGCGGTGACAATGAAATGGTCGTTCGACATCAAGCCCGCGGACGTATTCTGGTGCACGGCCGATATCGGCTGGATCACCGGACACACTTACATCTGCTATGGACCGACCGCGGTCGGTGCGACCCAGGTCATCTTCGAAGGCGTACCCACCTATCCCGACGCCGGACGCTTCTGGCAAATGATCGAGCGGCACAAGGTGAGCATTTTCTACACCGCGCCGACAGCGATCCGCTCACTTATCAAGGCGGCCGACAGCGACGAAACGGTCCATCCACGCCGCTACGATCTGAGCAGTCTGCGCATTCTCGGCACCGTGGGGGAACCAATCAATCCGAGCGCATGGACATGGTATGCACAGCATGTCGGCGGCGGCCGTTGTCCGGTGCTCGACACGTTCTGGCAGACCGAAACCGGCGGCCACATGATTTCGCCGTTGCCGGGCGCGACGCCGCTGGTGCCGGGTTCGTGTACGTTGCCAATGCCCGGCATCGACGCGGCGATCGTCGACGAAAGCGGGCAGGAAGTGCCCAACGGCCAGGGCGGCGTGCTGGTCATCCGCAAACCCTGGCCGTCAATGATCCGCACCATCTGGGGTAATCCCGAGCGCTTTCGACACGGCTACTATCCCGAGGAACTCGGCGGCAAGCTGTATCTCGCCGGCGACGGTGCGATACGCGATCGCGAGACGGGCTACTTCACCATCACCGGACGCATCGACGACGTGCTCAACGTCTCCGGACACCGCCTCGGCACCATGGAAATCGAGTCGGCGCTGGCGGCGCATCCGTCGGTGGCCGAAGCCGCCGTGGTCGGTCGGCCCGACGACACCTTCGGCGAAGCGATCGTCGCTTTCGTGGTGCTCAAAACCGCACGCCCCACGGGTCCGGACGCGAAGCGCGTTGCCGACGAACTGCGTGCGTGGATCGGCAAGGAGATCGGCCCGATCGCCAAGCCGAAGGACATTCGCTTCGGCGAAGCGATGCCGAAGACACGTTCGGGCAAGGTGGTGCGGCGTCTGTTGCGCTCAGTGGCAAAGGGCGAAGCGATCGTGCAGGACACCTCGTCGGTGGAGAACCCGGCCGTCATTTCGCAATTCGCCGACGCCGTCTGA
- a CDS encoding phosphocholine-specific phospholipase C, whose amino-acid sequence MPGVIGGGPMKISNPRRQFLRLTARSVAASAAASIMPALIRDALATPAEKTTGTIDDIQHIVIFMQENRAFDHYYGTLRGVRGFNDRMAITLPSGKPVWMQPYPANQAGYILPFHLDSTTTRAMCVDAPAMNYAIDVALWNQGRYDAWNTARPPRLGMGYFARSDLSFYYALADAFTICDQYYASVMTQTNPNRLHVFSGSDGLSVGQPATLNNLEPTPGFSWPTFAETLEAAHINWKVYQEPDNFDDNALAWFQNFKVAPVGSPLHRKGLSTVPDIVQAFTADVASGNLPQVSWIIAPTPLSEHANYPPVDGEDLTARLLAGLVANPQVWSKTVFLLNYDEQGGFFDHDPPPTPPGSATEGRATMTTSGEVDAGQPIGLGFRVPMTVISPWSKGGYVCSQVFDHTSMIQFIEKRFRVHCPNISAWRRSVCGDLTSAFDFRQPDAHWPGLPDTGGYAAAADRQCGSLPTPIIPASQSMPRQEPGTRPSRALPYEFHATGRVDPTDGAFWLTIVNSGAQGAAFAVYDLATPANPPRRYAVDPDREVVDSWRGSMLTGRRYTLALRGANGFLRLFAGEVAATAATPAANPEIGVRYDVANDAIRLTLTNTGSRPCTFTLTSNAYRKDGPWTFSVAPGRVMETNWSLADSGNWYDFSATVDAQPAFLRRFAGRLENGNDLLSDPAAA is encoded by the coding sequence GTGCCGGGTGTTATCGGGGGCGGCCCAATGAAAATATCAAATCCGAGACGTCAGTTTCTGCGCCTTACCGCTCGCTCGGTCGCGGCCTCCGCCGCGGCCTCGATCATGCCGGCGCTAATCCGCGACGCACTCGCGACACCGGCCGAGAAAACGACCGGCACGATCGACGACATCCAGCATATTGTTATTTTCATGCAGGAAAACCGCGCGTTCGATCACTACTATGGAACGCTGCGTGGAGTGCGCGGCTTCAACGACCGCATGGCGATCACACTGCCAAGCGGCAAGCCGGTCTGGATGCAGCCTTACCCCGCCAATCAGGCCGGCTATATCCTCCCTTTCCACCTCGATTCGACGACTACCCGCGCGATGTGCGTGGACGCCCCCGCGATGAACTACGCGATCGACGTAGCCTTGTGGAATCAAGGCCGCTACGATGCATGGAACACGGCACGCCCGCCGCGTCTCGGCATGGGCTATTTCGCGCGCAGCGATCTGAGCTTCTATTACGCGCTCGCCGATGCATTCACGATCTGCGACCAGTATTACGCGTCGGTCATGACGCAGACCAATCCGAATCGCCTGCACGTGTTCAGCGGGAGCGACGGATTGTCGGTGGGACAGCCGGCGACCTTGAACAACCTCGAACCGACGCCGGGGTTCAGCTGGCCGACCTTCGCCGAGACCCTCGAAGCCGCGCATATCAACTGGAAGGTCTATCAGGAGCCCGACAACTTCGACGACAACGCGCTTGCCTGGTTTCAGAACTTCAAGGTCGCGCCAGTGGGTAGCCCATTGCACAGGAAAGGCCTCTCCACGGTGCCGGATATCGTCCAGGCCTTCACGGCCGATGTCGCGTCGGGCAACCTGCCGCAGGTCTCGTGGATCATCGCGCCGACGCCTCTTTCCGAGCACGCGAATTATCCTCCGGTCGACGGTGAGGATTTGACCGCGCGACTGCTGGCGGGTCTGGTCGCGAATCCGCAGGTCTGGTCGAAAACGGTGTTCCTGTTGAACTACGATGAACAGGGTGGGTTCTTCGATCACGACCCGCCGCCGACGCCGCCCGGTTCCGCCACCGAGGGGCGCGCGACGATGACCACGAGCGGCGAAGTCGACGCGGGCCAGCCGATCGGTCTGGGCTTTCGTGTGCCGATGACGGTCATCTCGCCGTGGAGCAAAGGCGGTTACGTGTGTTCGCAGGTTTTCGATCACACGTCGATGATCCAGTTCATCGAAAAACGCTTCCGCGTGCATTGCCCGAATATCAGTGCGTGGCGTCGTTCGGTCTGCGGCGATCTGACCTCGGCTTTCGACTTTCGGCAACCCGACGCCCACTGGCCCGGCTTGCCGGATACCGGCGGCTACGCGGCGGCGGCCGACCGGCAATGTGGTTCGTTGCCGACGCCGATCATTCCTGCCAGCCAGTCGATGCCACGGCAGGAACCGGGCACGCGCCCTTCCCGCGCTTTGCCGTACGAATTTCACGCCACCGGCCGGGTCGATCCGACCGACGGTGCGTTCTGGCTGACGATCGTGAATAGCGGCGCACAGGGCGCGGCTTTCGCGGTGTATGACCTCGCGACGCCCGCCAATCCACCGCGTCGTTACGCGGTCGACCCGGATCGGGAGGTGGTGGATTCATGGCGTGGTTCCATGTTGACTGGCCGCCGGTACACACTGGCGTTGCGTGGCGCGAATGGCTTCCTCAGATTGTTCGCGGGCGAGGTGGCCGCCACAGCGGCCACGCCGGCAGCGAATCCCGAGATCGGCGTGCGCTATGACGTCGCGAACGATGCCATCCGCCTGACGCTGACCAATACCGGCAGCAGGCCCTGCACCTTCACGCTGACATCGAATGCCTATCGCAAGGATGGGCCGTGGACGTTCAGCGTAGCGCCCGGTCGAGTCATGGAAACGAACTGGTCTCTCGCGGATAGCGGCAACTGGTACGACTTCAGCGCCACCGTGGATGCGCAACCCGCATTCCTGCGCCGTTTCGCGGGCCGGTTGGAAAATGGCAACGATCTGCTCAGCGATCCGGCCGCCGCGTGA
- a CDS encoding cytochrome b codes for MPSWSTRERSAYDGVARTLHWVIVVLVAMQFVIGWTMPDVHKDTQPVGLIAWHLGVGALLITAMVIRVIWRLTHRPMPQALSPLLGAASALTHFGLYAALLIVPLLGWINASSRGWTVRLAGVVPYPGLSATGSAFGHRMGDVHGVLAWVLFALICLHIVAALFHHFVLRDGVLRRMLP; via the coding sequence ATGCCTTCATGGTCCACACGGGAACGGTCTGCTTATGACGGCGTGGCGCGTACGCTCCACTGGGTCATCGTGGTGCTGGTCGCAATGCAGTTCGTGATCGGATGGACGATGCCCGACGTGCACAAAGATACCCAGCCTGTCGGATTGATCGCATGGCATCTCGGCGTGGGTGCATTGCTGATTACCGCGATGGTTATCCGCGTCATCTGGCGGCTCACCCACCGACCCATGCCGCAAGCACTGTCGCCACTGCTCGGCGCCGCGTCGGCCCTCACCCATTTCGGGCTTTATGCGGCGCTGCTGATCGTGCCGCTGCTGGGCTGGATCAATGCTTCGTCGCGGGGCTGGACCGTCAGGTTGGCCGGCGTCGTACCGTATCCGGGCCTGTCGGCAACCGGCTCGGCCTTTGGTCACCGTATGGGCGACGTGCACGGTGTCCTCGCGTGGGTGCTTTTTGCGCTGATCTGCTTGCACATCGTGGCGGCACTATTCCATCACTTCGTGCTCCGCGACGGCGTCCTGCGCAGGATGTTGCCGTGA
- a CDS encoding DUF3564 domain-containing protein, with product MRLTIHLDTFDRVNPMAFVILWLDKDTRRWSREGHLGLELPEWGTLHVDSGNTLVCGPQDATPWCVLEGLDLNTPGGPFEGETGRAQWCGNAGRTLMSGHWHVQCVDNACVEPENGLFADDEAR from the coding sequence ATGCGCCTCACCATCCACCTCGACACCTTCGACCGCGTCAATCCCATGGCGTTTGTCATCCTGTGGCTCGACAAGGACACGCGTCGATGGTCGCGTGAAGGACATCTCGGGCTCGAGTTGCCCGAATGGGGCACGTTGCATGTGGACTCCGGCAACACGCTCGTGTGCGGGCCGCAGGATGCGACGCCTTGGTGCGTGCTGGAAGGTCTCGATCTGAATACGCCCGGCGGTCCTTTCGAAGGCGAGACCGGCCGTGCTCAATGGTGCGGCAACGCAGGCCGGACCCTGATGAGCGGCCACTGGCATGTGCAATGTGTCGACAACGCGTGCGTGGAACCCGAAAACGGCCTGTTTGCCGACGACGAAGCACGCTGA
- a CDS encoding response regulator, which translates to MIRVLIADDHALVRDGLRHILQNASGFDVVGEANDGASTIALVRSHPAEVLVLDLSMPGRNGVELIRQIKEEKPALRILVLTMHAEQQYAVRAFKAGASGYLTKESASAELVSSVGKVASGGVYVSLAMAERFAQSLNEPADTLPHQRLSDREFDVFRRIAAGQTITEIAAELCVSSKTVSTYKTRILEKMQMPHEAALVRYALRHKLLGDDDEI; encoded by the coding sequence ATGATTCGAGTGCTGATAGCCGACGACCATGCGCTCGTGCGCGATGGTCTGCGTCATATCCTGCAGAATGCGAGCGGGTTCGACGTCGTCGGTGAAGCTAACGACGGCGCCAGTACGATCGCACTGGTCCGCTCGCATCCGGCCGAGGTACTCGTGCTGGATTTGTCGATGCCGGGACGCAACGGCGTCGAACTGATCAGGCAGATCAAGGAGGAAAAGCCGGCGCTGCGCATTCTCGTGCTCACCATGCACGCGGAGCAGCAGTACGCCGTGCGTGCCTTCAAGGCCGGCGCCTCCGGGTATCTCACCAAAGAAAGCGCCAGTGCCGAACTGGTCTCGTCGGTCGGCAAGGTGGCCTCCGGCGGCGTCTATGTGAGCCTCGCCATGGCCGAGCGCTTTGCGCAAAGCCTGAACGAACCCGCTGACACGCTGCCTCATCAACGCCTGTCCGATCGCGAATTCGACGTGTTCCGCCGCATCGCGGCAGGGCAAACCATCACTGAGATCGCCGCCGAGTTGTGTGTCAGCAGCAAGACCGTGAGCACGTACAAAACCCGTATCCTCGAGAAGATGCAGATGCCGCACGAAGCCGCGCTGGTGCGCTATGCGCTGCGCCACAAGCTGCTCGGCGATGACGACGAAATCTAG